The region TTTAAAACAGAGGAAAAGAAAATTAAAGACCAATTCGATTTTTATAAAACAGAATTAAATGCCATTCAAATTCCTACGCTGGAATTAGTATAAGCCCAAAAAGCCGATTTAGTTTTCTAAATCGGCTTTTCTTTTATTATTATAGAATTAAATCTATTCTTTCTTTTTGTTTTTACTGTCAATTACAGCTCCTGTTCCTGTTCCTAAAGCAGCACCGGCCAAACCTCCAATAATCGCACCTTCGCCTTTTTTCTTACTCACAATTGCTCCGGTTGCAGCTCCTACTCCGGCACCAATTACAGCGCCTTTAGCAGTTGCACTCCATCCTTTCTTTTTAGTTGTGGTTGTTGTAGTTGTCGCTTGTCCATTTGCAGGCTGTTGTACTACAACTACTTTTTCAGATTCGACTCTCTGCTCTTCTTTTATCTTTGCCATTTCAGTCTTCATTGAATCGATAACACGTTGTTTGTTAATTTCAACTTTCATGGAATCAATACTGGCTTGCTTGGCTTTGTTTATATCCTCTTTACTTTGTCCTTGGTTTTGGCAAGAAGTAAAAATTATTGCTGCTAATAAAATATATAAGCCTTTCATGATTGTAGTGATTTAAAATTATACACTACAAAATACGGAATATCTGCTATAATGGTTATTACAGAATTTTTTTGAAATTTTATAAGATTAGAAGATTGATGTTTGTTTCGAGCTAAATTTTATTTCCCAAGCTGAATTAAATTAATCTCGCAAAGTCGCAAAGACGCAAAGTTTTTTCTCATTTTTGTCGCTTATTATTTTTATGTGATAAAAAACATTGCGTCTTTGCGACTTTGCGAGATTATTTCTTTTTGAAACTTTACTTCCCTAAAATCCCTTTTTTCAGTATTTGTCCAAAGTCGTACATATCTTCATAAGAACAGTACAAAGGAACTGGTGCCAGACGAATTACGTTGGGTTCGCGCCAATCGGTTATCACTCCGTTTTTCATCAAATAATCAAATAAAGCTCTTCCTTCTCCGTGAAGAAAAACAGACAATTGTGAAGCTCTTTCTTCCGGATTTGTTGGTGTAATAATTTCAAAAGTACTTTCTACTTCTTTATCAATTTCGTGTAGAATAAACTCAAGATAAGAAGTGATATGATCACGTTTTTTAATTAAAGCATCCATTCCAACCTCAGCAAACATCTCTACAGAAGCTAAGTAAGGTGCTAACGAAAGAACTGGCAAATTACTAATCTGCCATCCATCTGCTCCATGAACAGGATCAAAAGTGGGCTCCATTTTAAAACGGCGCTCTTTGTTGTGTCCCCACCAGCCTGCAAAACGAGGTAAATCCGGATCATTGTGATGCCTTTCATGAACAAAACAGCCTGAAGCATTTCCTGGACCTGAGTTCATATATTTATAACTGCACCATGCTGCGAAATCTACGTTCCAGCCGTGAAGGTCCAATTTTATATTTCCCGCGGCATGTGCTAAATCCCAACCTACTTTTGCTCCGGCTTTTTGTCCGGCTGCCGTGATGGTTTTAATATCGAAAACTTGTCCGGTATAATAGTTTACTCCACCAATTAAAACCAAAGCAAGTTCATCACCAACTTCTTCAATTTTAGCTAAAACATCTTCTAAACGAATATTGTGCTCGCCTTCTCGACGTTTAATTTCTACGATTGCATCTTCTGGTTTGTAACCATGAAAATGAACCTGACTTTGAAACATATATTGATCTGATGGAAACGCTTTTTCTTCACAAATAATTTTATAGCGTTTGCCTTTTGGCTGATAAAAAGAAACCATTAACAAATGAAGATTCACTGTCAAAGTATTCATAACCGTAACTTCAGATGGAAGTGCTCCAACAATTTTACTCAACGGTTCAGAAAATCTTTCCTGATAATCCCACCAGGGTTTCTCAGCATAAAAATGACCTTCAACGGCAAGTTCTGCCCAGTCATTCATTACTTCGTCTATATAAGCTTTGGTTCGTTTCGGTTGTAATCCTAAAGAATTCCCTGTAAAATAGATAACTCGTTTGTCATTTACTTTAGGAAAAATAAATTGTTCCTGATAATGGTTTAATGTGTCTTTTGAATCTAGCTCTCGTGCAAATTCGCGTGTATTTTGAAAAGTCATTGTGTTTTTTGTTTTGTCTGCTAAAATAACAAAAATTGTTTGTTTTGTTTCAGATTGATATGCTTTGTGTATTTTTCAACGCAAAGGGCGCAAAGTCTTTTTTTATCAAGGCTAACGTTTATAAACGCTAAGTTCGCAAAGCTTTGCGTTCTTTTGTTTCTGGTAAACACATACTGAGAAAAAAAACTTTGCGCCCTTTGCGTTTAAAATTTCTCAACGAATGTCAAACTTGAAACCTGAAACTTGAAACAAATAAAAAACCCGACAGGCTATAAAACTTGTCGGGTCTTTTTATATGATAAATGCTAATTACAAGATTAACATCGCGTCTCCGTAAGAATAGAATTTGTATCCTTCTTTGATCGCTTCTTCGTATGCTTTTTTCATTAAATCATGTCCACAGAAAGCAGAAATCATCATTAATAATGTCGATTTTGGTGTGTGGAAGTTTGTAATCATACAATTCGCAATGCTGAAATCGTGAGGAGGGAAAATAAATTTATTTGTCCATCCTTCATAAGGGTTTAAAGTATTAGCAGAAGAAACTGAACTTTCGATTGCACGCATAGAAGTCGTTCCTACAGCACAAATACGTTTTTTCTTTGCTTTTCCTTCATTTACGATGTCACAAGCTTCCTGAGTAATAATTAATTCCTCAGAATCCATTTTATGTTTAGATAAATCTTCAACCTCAACCGGGTTAAAAGTTCCTAAACCAACGTGTAAAGTTACCTCAGCAAAATTAACTCCTTTGATTTCTAATTTTTTCAAAAGGTGTTTTGAAAAGTGTAAACCAGCAGTTGGCGCCGCTACAGCTCCTTCTTCTTTTGCGTAAATTGTTTGGTATCTTTCAGCATCTTCCGGAGTAACGTCTCTGTTGATGTATTTAGGAATTGGAGTTTCTCCAAGTTCTGTCAATTTATTTCTGAATTCCTCATATGAACCGTCATATAAGAAACGTAAAGTTCTACCACGAGAAGTTGTATTATCGATTACCTCAGCAACTAACGAATCATCATCACCAAAGTAAAGTTTGTTACCAATACGGATTTTTCTGGCAGGATCTACTAAAACATCCCAAAGGCGTTGTTCTGAATTTAATTCTCTCAACAAGAAAACTTCAATTCTGGCTCCGGTTTTTTCTTTGTTTCCGTACAAACGTGCAGGAAAAACTTTTGTATTATTTAGAATTAAAACGTCTCCGTCATCAAAATAGTTGATCACGTCTTTAAACATTTTATGTTCGATTGTGTTTTTTTTACGGTCAATTACCATTAAACGAGACTCATCTCTGTTTTCTGCTGGAAATTCAGCCAAAAGTTCTTTCGGTAAATTGAAATTGAAGTGTGATAATTTCATATTTGAATTGTTGATTTTAGAGTGTAGCCTTTAGATTTGTTTATCTAAAATTTTAAATCGGTTGCAAATATACGATTGTGAGATAGGCGTTGTCAAGTGTTTTGACGTTTATTTTCAAAAGTCCTTGATTTAGTGAGGTTTCGGAAAGCATTAAAAATGTTTTTTTTGAACCATATAAGTGATATAAGTTCATATCAACTGTTTTTTTACTTACTATTAAACCCGACAGGTTTTAAAAACCTGTCGGGTTTACTTTTAAATTCGCATAAAAAAACCTCTGGTTGAAACCAGAGGCTATGTTTTACATACTTTGCGTTAAGCTTTTATTTAAATGAACTTATATCACTTATATGGTTTCAAAAATTTTTACAATTCTGAAACTTGAAAGTTCAACGCTTTTAAATCGTTCCAGAAATCAGGATATGATTTAGAAACTACTTCAGCATC is a window of Flavobacterium crocinum DNA encoding:
- a CDS encoding YMGG-like glycine zipper-containing protein, yielding MKGLYILLAAIIFTSCQNQGQSKEDINKAKQASIDSMKVEINKQRVIDSMKTEMAKIKEEQRVESEKVVVVQQPANGQATTTTTTTKKKGWSATAKGAVIGAGVGAATGAIVSKKKGEGAIIGGLAGAALGTGTGAVIDSKNKKKE
- the kynU gene encoding kynureninase, with protein sequence MTFQNTREFARELDSKDTLNHYQEQFIFPKVNDKRVIYFTGNSLGLQPKRTKAYIDEVMNDWAELAVEGHFYAEKPWWDYQERFSEPLSKIVGALPSEVTVMNTLTVNLHLLMVSFYQPKGKRYKIICEEKAFPSDQYMFQSQVHFHGYKPEDAIVEIKRREGEHNIRLEDVLAKIEEVGDELALVLIGGVNYYTGQVFDIKTITAAGQKAGAKVGWDLAHAAGNIKLDLHGWNVDFAAWCSYKYMNSGPGNASGCFVHERHHNDPDLPRFAGWWGHNKERRFKMEPTFDPVHGADGWQISNLPVLSLAPYLASVEMFAEVGMDALIKKRDHITSYLEFILHEIDKEVESTFEIITPTNPEERASQLSVFLHGEGRALFDYLMKNGVITDWREPNVIRLAPVPLYCSYEDMYDFGQILKKGILGK
- the queA gene encoding tRNA preQ1(34) S-adenosylmethionine ribosyltransferase-isomerase QueA; the protein is MKLSHFNFNLPKELLAEFPAENRDESRLMVIDRKKNTIEHKMFKDVINYFDDGDVLILNNTKVFPARLYGNKEKTGARIEVFLLRELNSEQRLWDVLVDPARKIRIGNKLYFGDDDSLVAEVIDNTTSRGRTLRFLYDGSYEEFRNKLTELGETPIPKYINRDVTPEDAERYQTIYAKEEGAVAAPTAGLHFSKHLLKKLEIKGVNFAEVTLHVGLGTFNPVEVEDLSKHKMDSEELIITQEACDIVNEGKAKKKRICAVGTTSMRAIESSVSSANTLNPYEGWTNKFIFPPHDFSIANCMITNFHTPKSTLLMMISAFCGHDLMKKAYEEAIKEGYKFYSYGDAMLIL